A window of Halobellus sp. LT62 contains these coding sequences:
- a CDS encoding CoA-binding protein, with product MTLRQLFDPSAIAVIGASATEGKIGYEAMANAAIFDGPVYPVNPSTEGELFGADFVASVTEIDDDVDLALCCVPGPAMPDVLEECGEAGIGAAVIYASGFAEAGGKGEELQEAIVEIAEEHDISLLGPNTSGFMVPEINLRCSFASGVEEVPEGNVAVVAQSGGVGLVLAFQSRRQGRGVSAQVGLGNRANVGFAEAIEYFDGDERTDAIVLHVEGTDDGRRMLEACRESDTPVVAYKVGQSDVGDFAESHTGALTGDHELYTAGFAQYGVPTVDATDDLLDAAAALGNSPTPDGPNVGVVTAQAGPGIIITDRIQRAGGRLPELTENTQERVDEILPGITYADNPVDTGRPMPEFGEIVTAVAEDERVDIVLVYELFEAALGFPVDELDGLAERVDKPVLFATEGIEEDLAGQRDALTDVGVPVFETPERAADAAGALARYALLNGDEALADGGARTDSGAAPHRTVIDEEVTADE from the coding sequence GTGACTCTCAGACAGCTATTCGACCCCTCGGCGATCGCCGTCATCGGCGCGTCGGCGACCGAGGGAAAGATCGGATACGAAGCGATGGCGAACGCCGCGATCTTCGACGGGCCAGTGTACCCGGTGAACCCGTCGACGGAGGGCGAACTGTTCGGCGCGGATTTCGTCGCCTCGGTGACCGAGATCGATGACGACGTCGACCTCGCGCTCTGCTGTGTGCCGGGTCCGGCGATGCCGGATGTCCTCGAAGAGTGCGGCGAGGCGGGGATCGGCGCGGCCGTCATCTACGCCAGCGGATTCGCCGAAGCGGGCGGAAAGGGCGAAGAGCTTCAGGAGGCGATCGTCGAGATCGCCGAGGAACACGACATCTCGCTGCTCGGCCCGAACACCAGCGGGTTCATGGTTCCCGAGATAAACCTCCGCTGCTCGTTCGCCAGCGGGGTCGAAGAGGTGCCGGAGGGCAACGTCGCGGTCGTCGCACAGAGCGGCGGCGTCGGACTGGTCTTGGCGTTCCAGTCCCGACGGCAGGGCCGCGGCGTCTCCGCGCAGGTCGGCTTGGGCAACCGCGCGAACGTCGGGTTCGCCGAGGCGATCGAGTACTTCGACGGCGACGAGCGGACGGACGCGATCGTCCTCCACGTCGAGGGGACCGACGACGGGCGACGGATGCTGGAAGCCTGCCGCGAGAGTGACACGCCGGTCGTCGCCTACAAGGTCGGACAGTCGGACGTCGGCGACTTCGCGGAGTCGCACACGGGCGCGCTCACGGGCGATCACGAGCTATACACCGCCGGGTTCGCCCAGTACGGCGTTCCCACGGTCGACGCGACCGACGACCTCCTCGACGCCGCGGCGGCGCTCGGGAACTCCCCGACTCCCGATGGCCCGAACGTCGGCGTCGTCACCGCGCAGGCGGGCCCCGGCATCATCATCACCGACCGGATCCAGCGTGCGGGGGGTCGACTGCCGGAACTCACCGAGAACACCCAAGAGCGCGTCGACGAGATCCTCCCCGGGATCACCTACGCCGACAACCCCGTCGACACCGGCCGACCGATGCCGGAGTTCGGCGAGATCGTCACGGCGGTCGCCGAGGACGAACGCGTCGACATCGTGCTCGTCTACGAGCTGTTCGAGGCCGCGTTGGGCTTTCCGGTCGACGAACTGGACGGCCTCGCCGAGCGGGTGGACAAGCCGGTCCTGTTCGCGACCGAGGGGATCGAGGAGGACCTCGCCGGCCAGCGCGACGCGCTCACGGACGTCGGCGTCCCGGTCTTCGAGACCCCCGAGCGCGCCGCCGACGCCGCGGGGGCGCTCGCCCGCTACGCGCTTCTCAACGGCGACGAGGCGCTCGCGGACGGCGGTGCGCGCACCGACAGCGGCGCGGCACCACATCGAACGGTCATCGACGAGGAGGTGACCGCCGATGAGTGA
- a CDS encoding methyl-accepting chemotaxis protein — translation MAQHLSAPESASLAPDLPEELSDTERIRAERDHWRHMFDQLAAEFPEPVIVVDDDGRLTHWNEEQASFVGLDAEEALDRPAHEVIGTEAVTETLAEKVARTGETIRESDVRTITNTDGEKGHGRAMGVPLTAPDGTVVGSFEVLYQVTDLVEQRQSMEHVQTQVREELEQTVGGLEQASSQVTENVDVIAEVAEQEAAHVREVDDEIQTFSATTEEVAASVETISTQSSETAELATDSEESTTELLETVEDVSRASERMAADAENLAERVEEIDDVVAVIDDIADQINILALNASIEAARAGEAGEGFAVVADEVKSLAAESKTEADRIEGLVESIATIATDTVDGVERTTDRVEEIEAQMETVNENQREIQASIADVSEQLEQIATATDEQATSAEDISAMLGTTVEGVEQIATEVAELAAANQQQTEQVAEIRRSVEALERNLSTAIQTE, via the coding sequence ATGGCACAACACCTGTCCGCCCCCGAATCGGCCTCACTCGCCCCGGACCTCCCAGAGGAGTTGAGCGACACCGAACGGATCCGAGCAGAGCGGGATCACTGGCGACACATGTTCGATCAGCTCGCCGCGGAGTTCCCCGAGCCGGTGATCGTCGTCGACGACGACGGCCGCCTGACGCACTGGAACGAGGAACAGGCGTCCTTCGTCGGCCTCGACGCCGAGGAGGCGCTCGATCGACCCGCACACGAGGTCATCGGGACCGAGGCCGTGACCGAGACCCTCGCGGAGAAAGTCGCACGAACCGGCGAAACGATCCGCGAATCCGACGTCCGAACCATCACCAACACCGACGGGGAAAAGGGACACGGCAGGGCGATGGGCGTGCCACTCACCGCTCCCGACGGCACGGTCGTCGGCTCTTTCGAGGTGCTGTATCAGGTGACCGATCTCGTCGAGCAACGTCAGTCGATGGAACACGTCCAGACGCAGGTCCGCGAGGAACTCGAACAAACGGTCGGCGGGCTGGAGCAGGCGTCCTCGCAGGTGACCGAAAACGTCGACGTGATCGCCGAGGTCGCCGAACAGGAGGCCGCTCACGTCCGCGAGGTCGACGACGAGATCCAGACGTTCAGCGCGACGACCGAGGAGGTCGCCGCGAGCGTCGAGACGATCAGCACGCAGAGCTCCGAGACCGCGGAGCTGGCGACCGACTCCGAGGAGTCGACGACGGAGTTGCTAGAGACCGTCGAGGACGTCTCGCGGGCCAGCGAGCGGATGGCCGCGGACGCGGAGAACCTCGCGGAACGCGTCGAAGAGATCGACGACGTCGTGGCCGTGATCGACGATATCGCTGATCAGATCAACATCCTCGCGCTGAACGCGTCGATCGAGGCCGCGAGAGCGGGCGAGGCCGGAGAGGGATTCGCGGTCGTCGCGGACGAAGTCAAGTCGCTCGCCGCCGAGTCGAAGACTGAGGCCGACCGAATCGAGGGGTTGGTCGAATCGATCGCGACGATCGCGACCGACACCGTCGACGGCGTCGAGCGGACCACAGATCGAGTCGAGGAGATCGAAGCGCAGATGGAGACGGTCAACGAGAACCAGCGCGAGATCCAAGCGTCGATCGCCGACGTCTCCGAACAGCTCGAACAGATCGCGACCGCGACCGACGAGCAGGCCACGAGCGCCGAGGACATTTCGGCGATGCTCGGCACGACCGTCGAGGGCGTCGAGCAGATCGCGACCGAGGTCGCCGAACTCGCGGCGGCGAACCAACAGCAGACCGAACAGGTCGCCGAGATCCGCCGGAGCGTCGAGGCGCTCGAACGCAACCTCTCGACGGCGATTCAGACCGAATAG
- a CDS encoding ABC transporter ATP-binding protein: MTLLEGRGLTKKFGGVVAIEDVSFTVERGEAVGLIGPNGAGKSTLFRTITGVHPPTEGEVFFDGEEITGQSQHEICHRGMAKTHQIVRPFGSLSLLENVTVGASFGGRKFDDPRERAAEMIEFVGLEEQMHADPGELSVGQLKRLEIARVLATDPEMVLFDEVAGGLDPEETEGIINLVGDIIDEGKTVFLIDHVMRALMSVSERVMVLDNGKLIAEGTPEEIQNDDTVIEAYLGEHAGKDLSDAIAEN, encoded by the coding sequence ATGACGTTACTGGAAGGTCGAGGGCTGACGAAGAAGTTCGGTGGGGTCGTCGCCATCGAGGACGTCTCCTTCACCGTCGAACGCGGCGAGGCCGTCGGACTCATCGGACCGAACGGGGCCGGGAAGAGCACGCTGTTCCGCACGATCACCGGCGTCCATCCCCCGACGGAGGGCGAGGTGTTCTTCGACGGCGAGGAGATCACCGGACAGTCCCAACACGAGATCTGTCACCGCGGGATGGCGAAGACCCACCAGATCGTCCGCCCGTTCGGCAGCCTCTCGCTGCTCGAAAACGTGACCGTCGGCGCGTCGTTCGGCGGCCGCAAGTTCGACGACCCGCGCGAGCGCGCCGCGGAGATGATCGAGTTCGTCGGCCTCGAAGAACAGATGCACGCCGACCCCGGCGAACTCAGCGTCGGACAGCTCAAACGCCTCGAGATCGCGCGCGTGCTCGCGACAGATCCCGAGATGGTGCTGTTCGACGAGGTCGCCGGCGGCCTCGACCCCGAGGAGACGGAGGGTATCATCAACCTCGTCGGCGACATCATCGACGAGGGCAAGACGGTGTTCCTCATCGACCACGTGATGCGCGCGCTGATGAGCGTCTCAGAGCGCGTGATGGTGCTCGACAACGGGAAGCTAATCGCCGAGGGGACGCCCGAGGAGATCCAAAACGACGACACGGTCATCGAGGCGTATCTCGGTGAACACGCGGGCAAGGACCTCTCGGACGCGATCGCCGAGAACTGA
- a CDS encoding gamma carbonic anhydrase family protein: MLRAFEDAEPTVDDDAFVSEMAYLVGDVDVDARASIWPFTCLRGHGTAVEVGPETNVQEFSMLHGAKLGEAVTVGHGAVVDYAEVGNRCLVGMQSAVLKGATVEDNCIVAANAVVPHDQTVPTGHLAYGTPAETRPLTESQLDQIDRIHETYVELAARFRDDGLDVRSRD; the protein is encoded by the coding sequence ATGTTACGCGCGTTCGAGGATGCGGAACCGACGGTCGACGACGACGCGTTCGTCTCGGAGATGGCGTACCTCGTCGGCGACGTCGACGTCGACGCCCGAGCGAGCATCTGGCCGTTCACCTGCCTCCGAGGCCACGGAACGGCGGTCGAAGTCGGTCCGGAGACGAACGTCCAAGAGTTCTCGATGCTGCACGGCGCGAAACTCGGCGAGGCCGTCACCGTCGGGCACGGTGCGGTCGTCGATTACGCCGAAGTCGGTAACCGTTGCCTCGTCGGGATGCAGAGCGCCGTCCTCAAGGGAGCGACCGTCGAGGACAACTGCATCGTCGCGGCCAACGCGGTCGTTCCGCACGACCAGACGGTTCCCACGGGTCACCTCGCGTACGGAACGCCCGCCGAGACGCGGCCACTCACCGAATCCCAACTGGATCAGATCGACCGGATCCACGAGACGTACGTCGAACTGGCCGCTCGGTTCCGCGATGACGGATTGGATGTTCGGTCTCGCGACTGA
- a CDS encoding MBL fold metallo-hydrolase, with amino-acid sequence MPDTDFALTEIAPDVYDITVKTAPDARWRVFCFDGETPTLVDAGFEDTVDVVADALAELEITPERIVVTHGDPDHVAGLAGLVERFDLETWVPEGVAVDVDVDHRFGDGDRVGQFTAVHVPGHTEAHHALVDESAGIAVIGDALFGSDARGLPAGCFVLPTAHYSADLDAADNSLQRLLDYEFEIGLVYHGSSVTEGASEKIAAFVDFNGKR; translated from the coding sequence ATGCCAGACACAGATTTCGCTCTCACCGAGATCGCACCGGACGTCTACGACATCACCGTGAAGACCGCGCCAGACGCCCGTTGGCGGGTGTTCTGTTTCGACGGCGAGACGCCGACGCTCGTCGACGCCGGTTTCGAGGACACCGTCGACGTCGTCGCCGACGCGCTCGCGGAGCTGGAGATCACGCCCGAACGGATCGTCGTCACCCACGGCGACCCCGACCACGTCGCCGGACTCGCCGGGCTCGTCGAGCGGTTCGATCTCGAAACGTGGGTCCCCGAGGGGGTCGCGGTCGATGTCGACGTGGATCACCGGTTCGGCGACGGCGACCGCGTGGGGCAGTTCACGGCCGTTCACGTTCCCGGCCACACCGAAGCGCACCACGCGCTCGTCGACGAGTCGGCCGGCATCGCCGTCATCGGCGACGCGCTGTTCGGCTCGGACGCCCGGGGGCTGCCAGCGGGCTGTTTCGTCCTCCCGACGGCGCACTACTCGGCTGATCTCGACGCGGCCGACAACTCCTTACAGCGGCTCCTCGACTACGAGTTCGAGATCGGCCTCGTCTACCACGGGTCCAGCGTGACCGAGGGCGCGAGCGAAAAGATCGCGGCGTTCGTCGACTTCAACGGAAAGCGCTGA
- a CDS encoding IclR family transcriptional regulator: protein MDGGSHESRGIKSDETLFDIIEHLRRLDGAGVTELAERLDIAKSTVHGHLTTLVGRGFVVKRGREYHLGLRFFEYGQYVRGQLDIFQSGLAAVDRLERETGEMSWLITHQNGKAIYVYGRGGNNDINVNTILGTRDHMHYNSGGKAILAHLPDDEVDRIVDQHGLPSRTENTITDRKRLDEELRQIRQQGYALNLSEDLEGIQAIGVPLTVAGEIQGALSVAGPAHRMSKERCEGEILDHLRAATDEIDLTIAYR from the coding sequence ATGGACGGAGGATCGCACGAGAGTCGAGGGATCAAGTCCGATGAGACGTTATTCGACATCATCGAACACCTTCGACGCCTCGATGGTGCGGGCGTCACCGAACTCGCCGAGCGACTCGATATCGCCAAGAGCACGGTTCACGGACACCTGACGACCCTCGTCGGTCGCGGGTTCGTCGTCAAGCGCGGGCGCGAGTACCACTTGGGACTCCGGTTCTTCGAGTACGGCCAGTACGTCCGCGGCCAACTCGACATCTTTCAATCCGGCCTCGCGGCGGTCGACAGACTCGAACGCGAAACCGGTGAAATGTCGTGGCTCATTACCCATCAGAACGGGAAGGCGATCTACGTGTACGGCCGCGGCGGAAACAACGACATCAACGTCAACACGATCCTCGGAACCCGGGATCACATGCACTACAACTCCGGCGGAAAGGCGATTCTCGCACACCTCCCCGATGACGAGGTCGACCGGATCGTCGATCAGCACGGCCTCCCCTCGCGCACCGAGAACACGATCACCGACCGAAAACGGCTGGACGAGGAACTCAGACAGATCCGCCAGCAGGGCTACGCCCTCAATCTCAGCGAGGACTTGGAGGGAATCCAAGCGATCGGCGTTCCGCTCACCGTCGCCGGCGAGATCCAAGGCGCGCTGAGCGTCGCGGGCCCCGCCCACCGGATGTCCAAAGAGCGCTGCGAGGGAGAGATCCTCGACCACCTGCGGGCGGCGACAGACGAGATCGACCTCACGATCGCGTACCGGTAG
- a CDS encoding SLC13 family permease — protein sequence MDPSWLALPAGALVAGAVLRFSPLNPDAARMLAITLFCVAMWIGSPVQPWFTALIGIALMGVGFSTELALTGFQSPATWLVVVGLLIGEAATASGLAELVERIALSRMPERITTDAVAVYRYLLVVLSIGSFALAVLVPSSLVRVLILAPILKSLGDLFTERSAKIGIFLGPLFATYYGASGILTGSLANIIVTGLVESSGGPAITWTEWTVWMAPVMGIGRVAVVVAVTYLLYRPRDRDAIDSPERVATVAPSPTERRMLLFLLVGVAIWATDFVHGLHPMFGAVVVALLSFSPGIGVIDHDAIGETDFSIIFFLGAIFAIAEGLQRTEFTDLAAETMLSYLPSDPSLPLVLLFVVVVSMLLAFVMEGMAVASVITPVFVSFANSAGIPLVPVAMIESVALNAYFFPYQSAVLVAMLGLGVVDTMELSRMAAICTIATLVFLLPIQIGLFVLFF from the coding sequence ATGGACCCGTCTTGGCTCGCCCTCCCCGCGGGCGCGCTCGTTGCGGGCGCTGTCCTCCGGTTCTCGCCGCTGAATCCGGACGCCGCCCGGATGCTCGCGATCACGCTGTTCTGCGTCGCGATGTGGATCGGCTCGCCGGTACAGCCGTGGTTCACGGCACTGATCGGGATCGCCCTGATGGGTGTCGGCTTCTCCACCGAACTCGCGTTGACCGGGTTTCAATCGCCCGCGACGTGGCTCGTCGTGGTCGGCCTCCTGATCGGGGAAGCCGCGACGGCGAGCGGTCTCGCCGAACTCGTCGAGCGGATCGCCCTCTCGCGGATGCCCGAGCGGATCACCACCGACGCAGTCGCCGTCTACCGCTACCTGCTCGTCGTCCTCTCGATCGGGAGCTTCGCGCTCGCGGTGTTGGTCCCCTCCTCGCTCGTCCGCGTGCTCATTCTCGCGCCGATTCTCAAGTCCCTCGGCGACCTGTTCACCGAGCGGAGCGCGAAGATCGGGATCTTTCTGGGACCGCTCTTCGCCACCTACTACGGCGCGTCGGGCATCCTGACTGGGTCGCTCGCGAACATCATCGTCACCGGACTCGTCGAGTCCAGCGGCGGCCCCGCGATCACGTGGACGGAGTGGACGGTCTGGATGGCACCGGTGATGGGGATCGGCCGCGTTGCCGTCGTCGTCGCCGTCACGTACCTCCTGTACCGCCCCCGTGATCGGGACGCGATCGACTCCCCCGAGCGGGTCGCCACCGTCGCGCCGTCGCCGACCGAACGGCGGATGCTGCTGTTTCTGCTCGTCGGCGTCGCCATCTGGGCGACCGACTTCGTCCACGGCCTGCACCCGATGTTCGGTGCGGTCGTCGTCGCCTTACTGTCGTTCTCGCCGGGCATCGGCGTCATCGATCACGACGCCATCGGCGAGACCGACTTCTCGATCATCTTTTTCCTCGGGGCGATCTTCGCCATCGCCGAGGGACTGCAACGGACGGAGTTCACCGATCTCGCCGCCGAGACGATGCTCTCGTACCTGCCGAGCGACCCGTCGCTCCCCTTGGTCCTGCTCTTCGTCGTCGTCGTCTCGATGCTCTTGGCGTTCGTGATGGAGGGGATGGCCGTTGCGAGCGTGATCACACCGGTCTTCGTCTCCTTCGCGAACAGCGCCGGGATCCCGCTGGTCCCCGTCGCGATGATCGAGAGCGTGGCGCTGAACGCGTACTTCTTCCCCTACCAATCGGCCGTGTTGGTCGCGATGCTCGGTCTCGGCGTCGTCGACACGATGGAGTTGAGCCGGATGGCCGCGATCTGTACGATCGCGACGTTGGTGTTCTTGCTCCCGATCCAGATCGGCCTGTTCGTGCTGTTCTTCTGA
- a CDS encoding acyl-CoA thioesterase, which produces MFERIWTVRFSDTDPHGIAHYPRIVDALHETSDMFMQEIGFPFWELTSDYDFGFPLVDMQFEFKAPVKAGDDIRVTLTPDPSTRAVRFEYEAYKGDTLAFSGYEQRVCAETGGGGAVEIPDEIREKFVEYAEE; this is translated from the coding sequence ATGTTCGAACGCATCTGGACTGTCCGCTTCTCGGACACCGACCCGCACGGCATCGCTCACTACCCGCGTATCGTCGACGCGCTCCACGAGACCTCGGATATGTTTATGCAGGAGATCGGCTTCCCGTTCTGGGAGCTCACAAGCGACTACGACTTCGGCTTCCCGCTGGTGGATATGCAGTTCGAGTTCAAGGCACCGGTGAAAGCCGGCGACGACATTCGAGTCACGCTGACACCCGACCCGAGCACCCGCGCCGTCCGGTTCGAGTACGAGGCGTACAAGGGCGACACCCTCGCGTTCTCGGGGTACGAACAGCGCGTCTGTGCGGAGACCGGCGGCGGCGGCGCGGTCGAGATCCCCGACGAGATCCGCGAGAAATTCGTCGAATACGCCGAAGAGTAG
- a CDS encoding universal stress protein, whose protein sequence is MVRVLLALDDDVPQSHAQTNAIEAMVEGASDAEVYILHVFVDNPEGASVQQVEAVREASDRLESAGVGVELLEASGSPSDEILQHADELDVDQICVGGRKRSPAGKALFGSVTQDVILGTHRPVLVCGSSDE, encoded by the coding sequence ATGGTCCGAGTACTGCTCGCACTGGACGACGACGTTCCGCAGTCACACGCACAGACAAATGCGATCGAAGCGATGGTCGAAGGCGCAAGCGACGCGGAGGTGTACATCCTCCACGTGTTCGTCGATAACCCCGAGGGGGCGTCGGTTCAACAGGTCGAAGCGGTTCGTGAGGCCTCGGACCGACTGGAATCGGCCGGGGTCGGGGTCGAACTCTTGGAGGCGAGCGGATCACCGTCGGACGAGATCCTGCAGCACGCCGACGAACTGGACGTTGATCAGATCTGTGTCGGCGGCCGCAAGCGCTCACCGGCCGGAAAGGCGCTGTTCGGCAGCGTGACCCAAGACGTGATCCTCGGGACGCACCGTCCGGTGCTCGTCTGCGGTAGTAGCGACGAATAA
- a CDS encoding acetate--CoA ligase family protein produces MSDAVPEPIQSARADGRETLTEAEGKALLASVGIDTPSFEVCGDVDDAVEAAERIGYPVVAKVSSPSVTHKSDWAGGVGVAVGLDSEAAVRDAAAAIFEAAGEENVAADVLVEEAMDLDRGTEVIVGGLRDPSFGPVVLTGLGGVFTEIFEDTSHRIAPVDRAEARAAIEGLQSVPLLQGYRGSEPADVDALADAIAAVGDLVVDHPIAELDVNPVLATSDGVMALDALVVLEDR; encoded by the coding sequence ATGAGTGACGCCGTTCCGGAGCCGATCCAGTCCGCGCGCGCGGACGGCCGAGAGACGCTGACGGAGGCCGAGGGGAAAGCGCTCCTCGCGTCGGTCGGCATCGACACGCCCTCGTTCGAGGTGTGCGGAGACGTCGACGACGCCGTCGAGGCGGCCGAGCGAATCGGTTACCCCGTCGTCGCGAAGGTGTCGTCGCCGTCGGTGACGCACAAGAGCGACTGGGCGGGCGGCGTCGGCGTCGCGGTCGGACTCGACTCGGAGGCGGCGGTCCGCGACGCCGCCGCGGCGATCTTCGAGGCGGCGGGGGAGGAGAACGTCGCGGCCGACGTCCTCGTCGAGGAGGCAATGGACCTCGATCGCGGTACTGAGGTGATCGTCGGCGGGCTCCGCGACCCGTCGTTCGGTCCCGTCGTCCTCACCGGTCTCGGGGGCGTCTTCACCGAGATTTTCGAGGACACCAGTCATCGGATCGCCCCGGTCGACCGGGCGGAAGCCCGCGCTGCGATCGAGGGGCTGCAGTCTGTCCCGCTCCTGCAGGGGTATCGCGGCAGCGAGCCGGCTGACGTCGACGCGCTCGCCGACGCCATCGCGGCGGTCGGTGACCTCGTCGTCGACCACCCGATCGCGGAACTCGACGTCAATCCAGTTCTTGCGACATCCGATGGAGTGATGGCACTCGACGCACTCGTCGTACTGGAGGACCGATAA
- a CDS encoding class I adenylate-forming enzyme family protein, with protein sequence MKLGDALARTVRCYPDKLALVTDDGRSFTYDELDERSTRLANALTDRIGSGRCAVLTVNHVSAIESMWAGNKRGLATVQLSYRATVGELKEMAETAEAEALLFDDHNADDALELLDRGAFDVAIHAGDRDIDHDSVESYEAVLDASEPTPDDAHPIDDECAVLHTSGTTSVPKTVKFDQEQLWYGAIQGIMEHGIDETDTALCTSPWYHMVTTDAWLYPHFVAGATVVLHSTFDPEEALELIEAHEVTGLLGVPTQLKALNDVQRAKETPYDTESLSYIRTGGAIVTENLIEATHEYLSEHVYNTYGMTEAGPDLTFAHPEVQADHPGTIGKEAFSWEIRVVESVPVSEHPDPEATVDPGERGEIIARGPGMSNEYIDNDEATEKSYFDGWLRTRDVARVDEDGYLYIVDRVDNMINSGGENVYPAEVERVLGNHPEVEEACVFGLDDEDWGQIVTAVVVTESDLTGEDLDEYCLQHDGLADFKRPRKYALTAETLPRTDTGTIIRNDLIEKHFS encoded by the coding sequence ATGAAACTTGGTGACGCCCTCGCTCGCACGGTCCGCTGTTATCCCGACAAACTCGCGCTCGTAACCGACGACGGCCGTTCGTTCACGTACGACGAACTGGACGAGCGGAGCACCCGCTTGGCGAACGCGCTCACCGATCGGATCGGCTCCGGCCGGTGTGCCGTTCTCACGGTCAACCACGTCTCGGCGATCGAGTCGATGTGGGCGGGGAACAAGCGCGGACTCGCGACGGTGCAGCTCTCGTATCGGGCTACCGTCGGCGAACTGAAGGAGATGGCCGAGACCGCCGAGGCCGAGGCGCTCCTCTTCGACGACCACAACGCCGACGACGCGCTCGAACTCCTCGATCGCGGGGCGTTCGACGTCGCGATCCACGCCGGCGACCGCGACATCGACCACGACAGCGTCGAGTCCTACGAGGCCGTCCTCGACGCCTCCGAGCCCACCCCCGACGACGCGCATCCGATCGACGACGAGTGTGCGGTCTTACACACCAGCGGAACGACGAGCGTTCCCAAGACGGTCAAATTCGATCAGGAACAGCTCTGGTACGGCGCGATCCAGGGAATTATGGAGCACGGTATCGACGAGACCGACACCGCGCTGTGCACGTCGCCGTGGTACCATATGGTCACGACCGACGCGTGGCTCTATCCGCACTTCGTCGCGGGCGCGACGGTGGTGTTGCACTCGACGTTCGACCCCGAGGAGGCGCTCGAACTCATCGAGGCACACGAGGTGACCGGGCTGCTCGGCGTGCCGACCCAATTGAAGGCGCTCAACGACGTCCAGCGAGCGAAGGAGACGCCGTACGACACCGAGTCGCTGTCGTACATCCGCACCGGCGGAGCCATCGTCACTGAGAACCTCATCGAGGCGACCCACGAGTACCTGAGCGAGCACGTCTACAACACCTACGGGATGACCGAGGCGGGCCCCGACCTCACGTTCGCCCACCCGGAGGTCCAAGCGGACCACCCCGGAACGATCGGCAAGGAGGCGTTCTCGTGGGAGATCCGCGTCGTCGAGTCGGTTCCCGTCAGCGAACACCCGGATCCGGAAGCGACGGTCGATCCCGGCGAACGCGGCGAGATCATCGCCCGCGGTCCGGGAATGTCGAACGAGTATATCGACAACGACGAGGCCACCGAGAAGTCCTACTTCGACGGCTGGCTCCGAACCCGCGACGTCGCCCGCGTCGACGAGGACGGCTACCTCTACATCGTCGACCGCGTCGACAACATGATCAACAGCGGGGGCGAGAACGTCTATCCGGCCGAGGTCGAGCGGGTTCTCGGAAACCATCCCGAGGTGGAGGAGGCGTGCGTCTTCGGCCTCGACGACGAGGACTGGGGACAGATCGTCACCGCCGTCGTCGTGACTGAGAGCGACCTCACGGGGGAGGACCTCGACGAGTACTGCCTCCAACACGACGGCCTCGCGGACTTCAAGCGCCCGCGGAAGTACGCGCTCACTGCCGAAACCCTCCCGCGCACCGACACCGGAACGATCATCCGCAACGACTTGATCGAGAAGCACTTCTCCTAG